A stretch of Vespula vulgaris chromosome 15, iyVesVulg1.1, whole genome shotgun sequence DNA encodes these proteins:
- the LOC127069443 gene encoding 1-phosphatidylinositol 4,5-bisphosphate phosphodiesterase classes I and II isoform X3, with translation MCTEWAPNECQTIHVRLTARDAAHVKSYSVPANYILVRYQEVRMAGNKAQINAVQTKPVEVSQQIQDGEKFIKWDEDSGAATPVTLKVDKFGFYLHWVDQNNEMDILDIATIRDTRTGKYAKIPKDSKLKSLVTMGSQDSLEDKTVTICYGSDFVNMTFINFCTTRAEIAQHWTDQLLQLAYNLTQLNTSTTMFLQKAHTRLVLTVDKAGKIPVKNIIRMFTQNKEDRKRVEKALDISGLPSGKNDAVPLQKFQFEDFFNFYKSLTQRSDVEKVFEGIVGNTKRRLMSVKQFVEFLNLTQRDPRLNEILYPYANEARAKDIIIQYEPNKYNANRGQLSFDGFLRYLMSEDNPIVAVTKFELSDDMDQPLAHYFINSSHNTYLTGHQLTGKSSVEIYRQCLLAGCRCVELDFWNGKFDEPVIVHGYTFVPEIHARDVIEAIAESAFKTSEFPVILSFENHCNPRQQAKIAQYCRELFGEMLLDAPLESHKLEPGQELPPPALLKRKIIIKNKKKHHHHHHKKHHKKQHALPLEGEETPQETDENGIVNPAAEGENGPPPDIIPENEVVDGVVNNGEQQIRNGDVSHAPMLQQRQNSRDSTQEDDEKNRMYEMSSFDEKQATTLLKERPLEFVNYNKHQLSRVYPAGTRFDSSNFMPQVFWNAGCQLVALNYQTLDLAMQLNLGIFEYNQRCGYILKPEFMRRKDRRLDPFAESTVDGIIAGTVHIHVISAQFLTDKRVGTYVEVDMFGLPADTVRKKFRTKIVPNNGINPVYDEEPFVFKKVVLPELASIRIAAYEESGRLIGHRVLPVVGLCPGYRHVALRTECGQPLPLASLFLHVIVKDYVPDGLSELAEALANPIKYQSEVEKREKQLMVLTDCLDEPSEEIEEKDKVGETPTASKSTEETVKTKRVQSVGELPAPQPATSSTHGRPSIIGINTSETPEVEDNAPSPVVQFVDASANKSPVNASSTSEEVIAESLEKLMENKLVKEKKSELEKKLESLRKKHEKEKIRIQSQKGSLDGEKHKSKFCMSHKLVKRLSSRNIFSSDVGLSTLALAETSECSEMENREGVEGLSRGLPRSQSERLLAVCKAHMLQERELQEKYHESVFATVEKVMRTSQSNQLKTLKVLQERETADVMRKLQASRHGEVKQLAKVHKDKAELDRMKREVAKSTVEKGVNECTRLKKIYEKKRAELERQHEEVRQRLEEERANIKAALQAEYNSRCSKYESGELPLSPSGGTSMPESLSENTY, from the exons ATGTGCACTGAATGGGCGCCGAACGAGTGTCAAACGATTCACGTGCGTCTGACTGCTCGCGATGCAg CCCATGTTAAAAGTTATTCAGTGCCTGCAAATTATATACTTGTACGGTATCAAGAAGTCAGGATGGCAGGCAATAAAGCTCAAATTAACGCTGTACAGACCAAGCCTGTTGAGGTCTCTCAGCAGATACAGGATGGAGAGAAGTTTATTAAATGGGATGAG GATTCTGGAGCTGCAACGCCAGTAACATTGAAAGTAGATAAATTTGGTTTTTATCTGCATTGGGTAGATCAAAATAATGAGATGGATATCTTGGACATAGCTACAATACGAGATACACGCACAGGAAAATATGCCAAAATACCAAAG GATTCAAAACTAAAATCTCTTGTAACTATGGGATCTCAAGACTCTTTAGAAGACAAAACTGTAACAATTTGTTATGGATCTGACTTTGTTAATAtgacatttattaatttttgcacAACGCGTGCTGAGATTGCCCAACATTGGACCGATCAACTTCTGCAGTTAGCATACAATTTAACACAGCTCAACACAAGTACAACTATGTTTTTGCAGAAGGCACATACAAGATTAGTACTCACAGTTGATAAAGCAGGCAAAATACCAGTAAAGAA TATAATTAGAATGTTTACGCAAAATAAGGAAGATCGTAAACGCGTAGAAAAAGCACTTGATATATCAGGTCTGCCATCTGGAAAa AATGATGCTGTACCTCTTCAGAAATTCCAAtttgaagatttttttaatttttataaatctctTACACAGAGATCAGATGTAGAAAAAGTATTTGAAGGAATTGTGGGCAATACAAAACGTAGATTAATGTCCGTTAAACAGTTTGTAGAGTTTTTAAATTTAACGCAAAGGGATCCGCGATTAAATGAAATACTTTATCCATATGCAAATGAAGCAAGAGCAAAAgacataataatacaatatgaaccaaataaatataatgctAATCGAGGACAGTTAAGTTTTGATGGATTTCTAAGATATTTAATGAGTGAGGATAATCCAATTGTTGCTGTGACCAAATTTGAACTTTCAGATGATATGGATCAACCACTTgctcattattttataaattctagTCACAATACTTATTTAACAG GTCATCAGCTTACAGGGAAAAGTTCAGTAGAAATTTATCGTCAATGTTTACTTGCTGGTTGCCGCTGCGTCGAACTAGACTTTTGGAATGGAAAGTTTGATGAACCAGTTATTGTTCATgg GTATACATTTGTACCTGAAATTCATGCACGAGATGTCATAGAGGCAATTGCTGAGAGTGCCTTTAAAACATCGGAATTTCCCGTAATACTTAGTTTTGAAAATCACTGTAATCCACGGCAGCAAGCTAAAATAGCACAATATTGTAGAGAGTTATTTGGTGAAATGTTATTAGATGCACCTCTGGAGTCTCATAaa CTGGAACCTGGACAAGAATTACCTCCTCCAGCTTTACTTAaacgtaaaattataataaaaaataagaagaaacatcatcatcaccaccacaaGAAGCATCATAAAAAGCAACATGCATTACCGTTGGAGGGTGAAGAAACTCCTCAAGAAACCGATGAGAATGGCATAGTAAATCCAGCCGCTGAAGGGGAAAATGGGCCACCGCCGGATATAATACCCGAAAACGAAGTAGTCGACGGGGTCGTTAACAACGGCGAACAACAAATCAGGAATGGAGATGTATCTCATGCACCGATGCTTCAGCAGAGACAGAATAGTAGAGATAGTACGCAAGAAGACGATG aaaaaaatcgaatgtaCGAAATGTCATCGTTTGACGAAAAACAGGCAACGACGCTTCTAAAGGAAAGACCATTGGAATTTGTTAATTACAATAAACATCAATTGTCGAGAGTTTATCCAGCCGGAACACGATTCGATTCGAGTAACTTTATGCCTCAAGTATTTTGGAATGCAGGTTGCCAATTAGTTGCTCTCAATTATCAAACACTTG ATTTGGCGATGCAGCTGAATTTGGGAATTTTTGAATACAATCAACGTTGTGGTTATATATTAAAGCCAGAATTTATGAGACGAAAGGATCGTCGATTGGATCCTTTTGCGGAATCAACGGTCGATGGTATCATAGCAGGGACGGTACATATCCATGTAATTTCAGCTCAATTTCTGACTGATAAAAGGGTAGGAACGTATGTGGAGGTGGATATGTTTGGTCTTCCAGCGGACAcagtgagaaagaaatttcgtaCGAAAATTGTTCCTAATAATGGGATTAATCCTGTTTACGACGAGGAAccatttgtatttaaaaag GTAGTATTGCCAGAATTAGCTTCCATCAGAATAGCCGCGTATGAAGAATCTGGCCGATTGATCGGTCATAGAGTATTACCTGTTGTGGGATTGTGTCCAGGATACCGACACGTTGCACTTAGAACAGAATGTGGTCAACCATTACCATTAGCGAGTCTATTTTTACATGTGATTGTCAAAGATTACGTACCAGATGGCCTTAGTGAATTAGCCGAAGCATTGGCCAATCcgataaaatatcaaagcgaagtggaaaagagagagaagcaattAATGGTTCTTACTGATTGCTTAGACGAACCTTCTGAAGAAATTGAG gaaaaagataaagttggCGAAACACCAACTGCTTCTAAATCGACC gAAGAGACTGTTAAGACAAAACGAGTGCAATCAGTAGGTGAATTACCAGCTCCTCAACCAGCGACAAGCAGTACACATGGTAGACCATCGATTATTGGTATAAATACTTCTGAAACACCAGAAGTTGAAGATAATGCACCATCTCCTGTAGTCCAGTTCGTTGATGCATCTGCAAATAAAAGTCCGGTCAATGCTAGTAGTA cGAGCGAAGAGGTAATAGCTGAATCTTTGGAAAAACTTATGGAAAATAAACTCGTAAAGGAGAAGAAATCGGAGCTTGAGAAAAAGTTGGAATCTTTGAGGAAAAAAcatgagaaggaaaaaatacgaATACAGTCTCAAAAGGGTTCTCTCGATGGAGAAAAGCATAAGTCTAAGTTTTGTATGAGTCATAAATTGGTGAAACGATTATCAAGTAGAAACAT cTTTTCAAGCGACGTGGGTTTAAGTACTCTAGCTCTGGCAGAAACTTCCGAATGTTCTGAAATGGAAAATCGTGAAGGCGTTGAAGGTTTATCAAGAGGTTTACCTAGGAGTCAAAGTGAACGATTATTGGCTGTTTGTAAAGCACACATGCTACAGGAACGTGAGTTACAAGAGAAATATCATGAAAGCGTATTTGCCACGGTAGAGAAAGTGATGCGAACATCGCAATCGAATCAATTGAAAACATTGAAAGTTCTACAGGAAAGGGAAACTGCTGATGTTATGCGTAAACTTCAAGCTAGTAGACACGGCGAG GTCAAGCAATTAGCTAAGGTTCATAAGGACAAGGCCGAATTAGATCGGATGAAGAGAGAGGTCGCTAAGTCGACAGTGGAGAAAGGTGTTAACGAATGTActagattgaaaaaaatttatgagaaaaagagagcggaGTTGGAAAGGCAACACGAAGAGGTCCGACAGAGGTTGGAGGAGGAAAGAGCTAAT aTAAAAGCCGCTCTGCAGGCAGAGTATAATAGTCGTTGTAGCAAATATGAAAGTGGAGAGTTACCATTATCACCATCAGGTGGTACCAGTATGCCTGAATCACTCAGTGagaatacatattaa
- the LOC127069443 gene encoding 1-phosphatidylinositol 4,5-bisphosphate phosphodiesterase classes I and II isoform X2, which translates to MCTEWAPNECQTIHVRLTARDAAHVKSYSVPANYILVRYQEVRMAGNKAQINAVQTKPVEVSQQIQDGEKFIKWDEDSGAATPVTLKVDKFGFYLHWVDQNNEMDILDIATIRDTRTGKYAKIPKDSKLKSLVTMGSQDSLEDKTVTICYGSDFVNMTFINFCTTRAEIAQHWTDQLLQLAYNLTQLNTSTTMFLQKAHTRLVLTVDKAGKIPVKNIIRMFTQNKEDRKRVEKALDISGLPSGKNDAVPLQKFQFEDFFNFYKSLTQRSDVEKVFEGIVGNTKRRLMSVKQFVEFLNLTQRDPRLNEILYPYANEARAKDIIIQYEPNKYNANRGQLSFDGFLRYLMSEDNPIVAVTKFELSDDMDQPLAHYFINSSHNTYLTGHQLTGKSSVEIYRQCLLAGCRCVELDFWNGKFDEPVIVHGYTFVPEIHARDVIEAIAESAFKTSEFPVILSFENHCNPRQQAKIAQYCRELFGEMLLDAPLESHKLEPGQELPPPALLKRKIIIKNKKKHHHHHHKKHHKKQHALPLEGEETPQETDENGIVNPAAEGENGPPPDIIPENEVVDGVVNNGEQQIRNGDVSHAPMLQQRQNSRDSTQEDDDDEDESSTEEDESNVEDIKFRMGDKVPAPDKVATSAKETEAGAEISALVNYVQPVHFNSFESAEKKNRMYEMSSFDEKQATTLLKERPLEFVNYNKHQLSRVYPAGTRFDSSNFMPQVFWNAGCQLVALNYQTLDLAMQLNLGIFEYNQRCGYILKPEFMRRKDRRLDPFAESTVDGIIAGTVHIHVISAQFLTDKRVGTYVEVDMFGLPADTVRKKFRTKIVPNNGINPVYDEEPFVFKKVVLPELASIRIAAYEESGRLIGHRVLPVVGLCPGYRHVALRTECGQPLPLASLFLHVIVKDYVPDGLSELAEALANPIKYQSEVEKREKQLMVLTDCLDEPSEEIEEETVKTKRVQSVGELPAPQPATSSTHGRPSIIGINTSETPEVEDNAPSPVVQFVDASANKSPVNASSTSEEVIAESLEKLMENKLVKEKKSELEKKLESLRKKHEKEKIRIQSQKGSLDGEKHKSKFCMSHKLVKRLSSRNIFSSDVGLSTLALAETSECSEMENREGVEGLSRGLPRSQSERLLAVCKAHMLQERELQEKYHESVFATVEKVMRTSQSNQLKTLKVLQERETADVMRKLQASRHGEVKQLAKVHKDKAELDRMKREVAKSTVEKGVNECTRLKKIYEKKRAELERQHEEVRQRLEEERANIKAALQAEYNSRCSKYESGELPLSPSGGTSMPESLSENTY; encoded by the exons ATGTGCACTGAATGGGCGCCGAACGAGTGTCAAACGATTCACGTGCGTCTGACTGCTCGCGATGCAg CCCATGTTAAAAGTTATTCAGTGCCTGCAAATTATATACTTGTACGGTATCAAGAAGTCAGGATGGCAGGCAATAAAGCTCAAATTAACGCTGTACAGACCAAGCCTGTTGAGGTCTCTCAGCAGATACAGGATGGAGAGAAGTTTATTAAATGGGATGAG GATTCTGGAGCTGCAACGCCAGTAACATTGAAAGTAGATAAATTTGGTTTTTATCTGCATTGGGTAGATCAAAATAATGAGATGGATATCTTGGACATAGCTACAATACGAGATACACGCACAGGAAAATATGCCAAAATACCAAAG GATTCAAAACTAAAATCTCTTGTAACTATGGGATCTCAAGACTCTTTAGAAGACAAAACTGTAACAATTTGTTATGGATCTGACTTTGTTAATAtgacatttattaatttttgcacAACGCGTGCTGAGATTGCCCAACATTGGACCGATCAACTTCTGCAGTTAGCATACAATTTAACACAGCTCAACACAAGTACAACTATGTTTTTGCAGAAGGCACATACAAGATTAGTACTCACAGTTGATAAAGCAGGCAAAATACCAGTAAAGAA TATAATTAGAATGTTTACGCAAAATAAGGAAGATCGTAAACGCGTAGAAAAAGCACTTGATATATCAGGTCTGCCATCTGGAAAa AATGATGCTGTACCTCTTCAGAAATTCCAAtttgaagatttttttaatttttataaatctctTACACAGAGATCAGATGTAGAAAAAGTATTTGAAGGAATTGTGGGCAATACAAAACGTAGATTAATGTCCGTTAAACAGTTTGTAGAGTTTTTAAATTTAACGCAAAGGGATCCGCGATTAAATGAAATACTTTATCCATATGCAAATGAAGCAAGAGCAAAAgacataataatacaatatgaaccaaataaatataatgctAATCGAGGACAGTTAAGTTTTGATGGATTTCTAAGATATTTAATGAGTGAGGATAATCCAATTGTTGCTGTGACCAAATTTGAACTTTCAGATGATATGGATCAACCACTTgctcattattttataaattctagTCACAATACTTATTTAACAG GTCATCAGCTTACAGGGAAAAGTTCAGTAGAAATTTATCGTCAATGTTTACTTGCTGGTTGCCGCTGCGTCGAACTAGACTTTTGGAATGGAAAGTTTGATGAACCAGTTATTGTTCATgg GTATACATTTGTACCTGAAATTCATGCACGAGATGTCATAGAGGCAATTGCTGAGAGTGCCTTTAAAACATCGGAATTTCCCGTAATACTTAGTTTTGAAAATCACTGTAATCCACGGCAGCAAGCTAAAATAGCACAATATTGTAGAGAGTTATTTGGTGAAATGTTATTAGATGCACCTCTGGAGTCTCATAaa CTGGAACCTGGACAAGAATTACCTCCTCCAGCTTTACTTAaacgtaaaattataataaaaaataagaagaaacatcatcatcaccaccacaaGAAGCATCATAAAAAGCAACATGCATTACCGTTGGAGGGTGAAGAAACTCCTCAAGAAACCGATGAGAATGGCATAGTAAATCCAGCCGCTGAAGGGGAAAATGGGCCACCGCCGGATATAATACCCGAAAACGAAGTAGTCGACGGGGTCGTTAACAACGGCGAACAACAAATCAGGAATGGAGATGTATCTCATGCACCGATGCTTCAGCAGAGACAGAATAGTAGAGATAGTACGCAAGAAGACGATG atgatgAAGACGAGTCAAGTACAGAGGAAGATGAATCTAATGTAGAAGACATCAAATTTAGGATGGGTGATAAAGTTCCTGCACCCGATAAAGTAGCAACTTCAGCGAAAGAAACAGAAGCAGGCGCGGAAATTTCAGCATTAGTCAATTACGTGCAACCTGTTCATTTTAATAGTTTTGAATCAGCtgaaa aaaaaaatcgaatgtaCGAAATGTCATCGTTTGACGAAAAACAGGCAACGACGCTTCTAAAGGAAAGACCATTGGAATTTGTTAATTACAATAAACATCAATTGTCGAGAGTTTATCCAGCCGGAACACGATTCGATTCGAGTAACTTTATGCCTCAAGTATTTTGGAATGCAGGTTGCCAATTAGTTGCTCTCAATTATCAAACACTTG ATTTGGCGATGCAGCTGAATTTGGGAATTTTTGAATACAATCAACGTTGTGGTTATATATTAAAGCCAGAATTTATGAGACGAAAGGATCGTCGATTGGATCCTTTTGCGGAATCAACGGTCGATGGTATCATAGCAGGGACGGTACATATCCATGTAATTTCAGCTCAATTTCTGACTGATAAAAGGGTAGGAACGTATGTGGAGGTGGATATGTTTGGTCTTCCAGCGGACAcagtgagaaagaaatttcgtaCGAAAATTGTTCCTAATAATGGGATTAATCCTGTTTACGACGAGGAAccatttgtatttaaaaag GTAGTATTGCCAGAATTAGCTTCCATCAGAATAGCCGCGTATGAAGAATCTGGCCGATTGATCGGTCATAGAGTATTACCTGTTGTGGGATTGTGTCCAGGATACCGACACGTTGCACTTAGAACAGAATGTGGTCAACCATTACCATTAGCGAGTCTATTTTTACATGTGATTGTCAAAGATTACGTACCAGATGGCCTTAGTGAATTAGCCGAAGCATTGGCCAATCcgataaaatatcaaagcgaagtggaaaagagagagaagcaattAATGGTTCTTACTGATTGCTTAGACGAACCTTCTGAAGAAATTGAG gAAGAGACTGTTAAGACAAAACGAGTGCAATCAGTAGGTGAATTACCAGCTCCTCAACCAGCGACAAGCAGTACACATGGTAGACCATCGATTATTGGTATAAATACTTCTGAAACACCAGAAGTTGAAGATAATGCACCATCTCCTGTAGTCCAGTTCGTTGATGCATCTGCAAATAAAAGTCCGGTCAATGCTAGTAGTA cGAGCGAAGAGGTAATAGCTGAATCTTTGGAAAAACTTATGGAAAATAAACTCGTAAAGGAGAAGAAATCGGAGCTTGAGAAAAAGTTGGAATCTTTGAGGAAAAAAcatgagaaggaaaaaatacgaATACAGTCTCAAAAGGGTTCTCTCGATGGAGAAAAGCATAAGTCTAAGTTTTGTATGAGTCATAAATTGGTGAAACGATTATCAAGTAGAAACAT cTTTTCAAGCGACGTGGGTTTAAGTACTCTAGCTCTGGCAGAAACTTCCGAATGTTCTGAAATGGAAAATCGTGAAGGCGTTGAAGGTTTATCAAGAGGTTTACCTAGGAGTCAAAGTGAACGATTATTGGCTGTTTGTAAAGCACACATGCTACAGGAACGTGAGTTACAAGAGAAATATCATGAAAGCGTATTTGCCACGGTAGAGAAAGTGATGCGAACATCGCAATCGAATCAATTGAAAACATTGAAAGTTCTACAGGAAAGGGAAACTGCTGATGTTATGCGTAAACTTCAAGCTAGTAGACACGGCGAG GTCAAGCAATTAGCTAAGGTTCATAAGGACAAGGCCGAATTAGATCGGATGAAGAGAGAGGTCGCTAAGTCGACAGTGGAGAAAGGTGTTAACGAATGTActagattgaaaaaaatttatgagaaaaagagagcggaGTTGGAAAGGCAACACGAAGAGGTCCGACAGAGGTTGGAGGAGGAAAGAGCTAAT aTAAAAGCCGCTCTGCAGGCAGAGTATAATAGTCGTTGTAGCAAATATGAAAGTGGAGAGTTACCATTATCACCATCAGGTGGTACCAGTATGCCTGAATCACTCAGTGagaatacatattaa